In Haladaptatus paucihalophilus DX253, the following proteins share a genomic window:
- a CDS encoding carbohydrate ABC transporter permease encodes MSNTDTTVDESQAEYFDSERLYRIGLYVVMYGLAALFFIPYWRMFQLSVTPMKFISQGGFHLVPPEITFAIWKRYLIEEPIIYQWAFNTLLISSITTFIVLVVDSMIAYSITRLEWPGRSIVLGVIMASFMIPGYVNIIPLYTLINDLGLINSYWAIILPFAAGPLGVFLLVQFFRDIPKELEEAARLDGFSSVRIYTHMILPLSTPILTALGLFVFIWSWNQFLWPLIVLNDDALFTLPIGVVTLRSVNALSPNLIMTSLALASMPLFIVFLLFQDKLISSVQMQAGTG; translated from the coding sequence ATGAGTAATACAGATACCACCGTCGACGAATCACAGGCCGAATATTTCGACAGCGAACGGCTCTATCGGATCGGGTTGTACGTCGTCATGTACGGGTTGGCCGCCTTGTTCTTCATCCCGTACTGGCGGATGTTCCAGCTATCGGTGACGCCGATGAAGTTCATCTCGCAGGGTGGATTCCACCTCGTCCCGCCGGAGATCACGTTCGCGATTTGGAAGCGATACCTCATCGAAGAGCCCATCATCTACCAGTGGGCGTTCAACACGCTGTTGATCTCCTCGATTACGACGTTCATCGTGCTGGTCGTCGACTCGATGATCGCCTACTCGATTACGCGTTTGGAGTGGCCCGGGCGGAGCATCGTGCTGGGTGTCATCATGGCCAGCTTCATGATTCCCGGATACGTGAACATCATTCCGCTCTACACGTTGATCAACGACCTCGGGCTCATCAACTCGTACTGGGCCATCATCCTGCCGTTCGCGGCCGGACCGCTCGGCGTGTTCCTGCTCGTGCAGTTCTTCCGCGATATCCCGAAGGAACTGGAGGAAGCGGCGCGTCTCGATGGATTCTCGTCGGTGCGTATCTACACGCACATGATACTCCCGCTATCGACGCCCATCCTGACCGCGCTGGGGCTGTTCGTGTTCATCTGGAGTTGGAACCAGTTCCTCTGGCCGCTCATCGTCCTGAACGACGATGCGCTCTTCACGCTCCCCATCGGCGTCGTCACGCTCCGCTCGGTGAACGCGCTCTCGCCGAACCTCATCATGACGTCGCTCGCGCTCGCCTCGATGCCGTTGTTCATCGTCTTCCTCCTGTTCCAGGACAAACTCATTTCGAGCGTCCAGATGCAAGCGGGGACGGGATAA
- a CDS encoding extracellular solute-binding protein: MTQNDANTTESNGNRISRRHAIGTGGAVLTTALAGCSGLTGGGGSDSDNSGKSGDVNVDYWMYFGAQEKKEMTELVNEFNKKDNGIHINAQSVPFGSFLNKLFTAVNSGNAPHIASYYASYGRHLKPITDPIDDYLSSKSKSAYFDIARENTKIDGNTYALPIDVHGKGLYTNDKVLEKAGVDPDFSDWDSFSNAANTIKKKTDARPFSFINWKAGQAAYRAYIIALTQAGGNVLTGEPGDYKVAFDNEKGMQTAQLMNDITGKLGWDSQKFQSESARVEDFVSGKLGMFIAGTWSINNFENENGEIPSDLSFTFKKPFMFPGEGDNVAWAESNSLYFPTNSNHTEEEKKAAVEFAEFATQNNTLWASAGGHLPAAKSVATSKEVKNTKLWTEFDTISTMYEMVKDKQVRYQPRTGIHINSDKFWGPFIDMYLHNTSVKKGVKNSATSLQQALDRQ, from the coding sequence ATGACGCAGAACGACGCCAACACGACCGAATCGAACGGAAACCGAATCTCTCGCCGCCACGCTATCGGTACGGGTGGTGCGGTGTTGACGACCGCCCTCGCGGGGTGTAGCGGACTCACCGGCGGTGGCGGGTCGGATTCGGATAACTCGGGGAAATCCGGTGATGTCAACGTGGATTACTGGATGTACTTCGGGGCGCAGGAAAAAAAGGAGATGACGGAGCTGGTCAACGAATTCAACAAAAAGGACAACGGTATCCACATCAACGCGCAAAGCGTTCCGTTCGGAAGCTTCCTCAACAAGCTGTTTACCGCCGTTAACTCCGGGAATGCACCGCACATCGCCAGTTACTACGCCTCGTACGGTCGGCATCTCAAACCGATCACGGACCCCATCGACGACTACCTCTCGTCGAAGTCGAAGAGCGCGTACTTCGATATCGCACGCGAGAACACCAAGATAGACGGGAACACATACGCCCTTCCCATCGACGTTCACGGCAAGGGGCTGTACACGAACGACAAAGTCCTCGAGAAAGCGGGTGTCGACCCGGACTTTTCCGACTGGGATTCGTTCTCGAACGCTGCGAACACCATCAAGAAGAAGACCGACGCTCGTCCCTTCTCGTTCATCAACTGGAAAGCGGGACAGGCGGCGTACCGCGCATACATCATCGCCCTCACGCAAGCGGGCGGTAACGTCCTCACCGGTGAGCCGGGGGACTACAAAGTCGCATTCGACAACGAGAAAGGGATGCAAACGGCCCAGCTCATGAACGACATCACCGGGAAACTCGGCTGGGACTCCCAGAAGTTCCAGAGCGAATCCGCGCGCGTGGAGGATTTCGTCTCGGGCAAACTCGGCATGTTCATCGCCGGAACGTGGTCGATCAACAACTTCGAGAACGAGAACGGCGAGATTCCGTCCGACCTCTCCTTTACGTTCAAGAAGCCGTTCATGTTCCCCGGAGAGGGCGACAATGTCGCATGGGCCGAGTCGAATTCGTTGTACTTCCCGACGAACTCGAATCACACCGAAGAAGAGAAGAAAGCGGCCGTCGAGTTCGCGGAATTCGCCACCCAAAACAACACCCTGTGGGCGTCCGCTGGCGGTCACCTCCCGGCCGCGAAATCCGTGGCGACGTCGAAGGAAGTCAAGAACACGAAGCTCTGGACGGAGTTCGATACCATCTCGACCATGTACGAGATGGTGAAGGACAAACAGGTTCGGTACCAGCCACGGACCGGAATTCACATCAATAGCGACAAGTTCTGGGGCCCCTTCATCGACATGTATCTTCACAATACGTCCGTGAAGAAGGGTGTGAAAAACAGCGCGACCTCGCTCCAGCAAGCCTTAGATCGGCAGTAG
- a CDS encoding carbohydrate ABC transporter permease gives MSNVDTSTTAGRFGSIREQVGSQSTRQLLAGLLFAAPYLLLFSVFLLYPLLKGLYMSLFEWNFLDPSQSTFVGAANYARLLNDPMFWNAFWNTIQFVAMTVPLILVVSMVLALGLNKELKGSRILQFIYFSPYVLTVSVVGIIWLQMFAQNGIGTLLLGWLFDGSPLNSKFWAMPVIVVTTVWWQSGFYFAVLLAARQNVPSRLYEAARLDGAGPWRMFWDITLPHMKNAVLFVLVASTIFQFQIFGQPYIMTKGGPAGNTQTLVLYLYQLGFETRDLGFGAAVGYTLLAILVGVSILNYVIVGTNNE, from the coding sequence ATGAGTAACGTCGATACATCTACAACCGCGGGGCGATTCGGGTCTATCCGAGAGCAGGTCGGAAGTCAGTCGACACGCCAACTGCTCGCTGGGCTCCTGTTTGCGGCCCCGTACTTGCTGTTGTTCAGTGTCTTTCTGCTGTATCCACTGTTGAAGGGGCTCTACATGAGCCTCTTCGAGTGGAACTTCCTCGACCCGTCGCAGTCGACGTTCGTCGGGGCGGCGAACTACGCTCGCTTGTTGAACGACCCGATGTTCTGGAACGCGTTCTGGAACACCATTCAGTTCGTCGCGATGACCGTTCCGCTCATCCTCGTCGTGAGCATGGTGCTCGCACTGGGGCTGAACAAGGAACTGAAGGGGAGCCGAATCCTCCAGTTCATCTACTTCAGCCCGTACGTGCTCACCGTTTCGGTCGTCGGCATCATCTGGCTCCAGATGTTCGCACAGAACGGCATCGGCACGTTGTTACTCGGCTGGCTGTTCGACGGGTCGCCGCTGAACTCGAAGTTCTGGGCGATGCCCGTCATCGTCGTCACGACGGTCTGGTGGCAATCGGGGTTCTACTTCGCCGTGTTGCTCGCGGCGCGACAGAACGTGCCCTCTCGACTGTACGAAGCGGCACGTCTCGACGGCGCCGGGCCGTGGCGTATGTTCTGGGACATCACGCTTCCGCACATGAAAAACGCCGTCCTGTTCGTGTTGGTCGCATCGACGATCTTCCAGTTCCAGATCTTCGGCCAGCCGTACATCATGACCAAGGGCGGTCCGGCCGGAAATACACAAACTCTCGTCTTGTACCTCTATCAACTCGGATTCGAAACGCGCGACCTCGGCTTCGGCGCAGCGGTGGGATACACGCTGTTGGCTATCCTGGTCGGCGTCTCGATTCTGAACTACGTCATCGTGGGGACGAACAATGAGTAA
- a CDS encoding ABC transporter ATP-binding protein: MGSISIHQVRKEYDGDTGTVTAVDDVSLEVSDGEFLTIVGPSGSGKSTLLRMIAGLEDITGGSIRIGETVINDVPPQHRGVAMVFQNYALYPHMSVRKNMSYGLKLTTDLGSDEIRRRVEETAEMMGIEEHLEKKPNNLSGGQQQRVATGRAIVRQPEVFLFDEPLSNLDAKLRLHMRTELQRIQNELETTSVYVTHDQTEAMTMSDRIVILRDGTIQQVGTPEEVYARPTNRFVADFIGSPSMNFFDVSLQGTTLAAPSFEYDISSEWAQQIRENGTSDEFVLGIRPEHIEATADQSAPIRARLDVLEHEGSDNYLYLSKGDDEWTVRVDGNVRYDSGTTVALDLPAEHIHVFDRRTGENLLLRERPLQERTDSSAPA; this comes from the coding sequence ATGGGTAGCATATCGATACATCAGGTGCGGAAAGAATACGACGGTGACACGGGGACGGTCACCGCTGTCGACGATGTCAGTCTCGAGGTGAGCGATGGAGAATTTCTGACCATCGTCGGACCATCTGGATCGGGAAAGTCGACGCTGCTCAGAATGATCGCCGGGTTGGAGGACATCACCGGCGGCAGTATTCGGATCGGTGAGACGGTCATCAACGACGTCCCGCCGCAGCATCGAGGCGTCGCGATGGTCTTCCAGAATTACGCGCTGTACCCGCACATGAGCGTGCGGAAGAACATGTCCTACGGTCTCAAGTTGACGACCGACCTCGGTAGCGACGAAATCCGCCGCCGCGTCGAGGAGACGGCGGAGATGATGGGCATCGAGGAGCACCTCGAGAAGAAGCCTAACAATCTCTCCGGAGGACAACAACAGCGCGTCGCGACCGGACGAGCAATCGTCCGGCAGCCCGAAGTGTTCCTCTTCGACGAACCGCTGTCGAATCTCGATGCGAAACTGCGACTCCACATGCGAACGGAGCTTCAGCGGATTCAGAACGAACTCGAAACCACGTCCGTCTACGTTACCCACGACCAGACGGAGGCGATGACGATGTCCGACCGCATCGTGATTCTCCGAGATGGAACGATTCAGCAGGTCGGAACGCCCGAGGAAGTGTACGCGAGACCGACGAACCGATTCGTCGCGGATTTCATCGGCTCTCCGTCGATGAACTTCTTCGACGTTTCACTCCAGGGAACGACGCTCGCCGCCCCGAGCTTCGAGTACGACATCTCATCGGAGTGGGCACAACAGATCCGCGAGAACGGGACGAGCGACGAGTTCGTCCTCGGCATTCGCCCCGAACACATCGAAGCGACGGCGGACCAGTCGGCCCCGATTCGAGCGCGACTCGACGTCCTCGAACACGAAGGGAGCGACAACTACCTGTACCTCTCGAAAGGGGACGACGAATGGACGGTCCGCGTCGACGGAAACGTCCGGTACGACAGCGGAACGACGGTCGCTCTCGACCTACCTGCGGAACACATCCACGTGTTCGATAGACGCACCGGTGAGAATCTATTGCTCCGTGAGCGGCCGCTTCAAGAACGAACCGACTCGTCGGCACCTGCATGA